From Pantoea sp. Ep11b, the proteins below share one genomic window:
- a CDS encoding TetR/AcrR family transcriptional regulator — MASEESGVVRYRPERSYAGSKKTRKEILNAATDVFGEMGFDGATTRIIASRAGVTTPVLQYYFGSKEGIFNECTQEIVDFCLNRYDPIIADIEQAVLVNDKESAHDSVCALMEKIVETIFSEISSPGTANLITKIQTTNTPDRSRKIFSVLESKLHSAVFLTIRLLSDPSVTYEEIALRTHYTLGLALPFQFMRNAFLPFGQYYTADDEKLIVLKVSVRTHCSTLLNSYKS, encoded by the coding sequence ATGGCAAGCGAGGAAAGTGGGGTTGTCAGGTATCGTCCCGAAAGGTCATATGCCGGAAGCAAGAAAACCCGAAAAGAGATTCTTAACGCTGCGACCGATGTATTTGGCGAGATGGGATTTGATGGTGCTACAACACGCATCATAGCGTCAAGAGCAGGTGTTACGACGCCCGTTCTTCAATATTATTTCGGCAGCAAGGAGGGAATATTCAATGAATGCACACAGGAGATAGTCGATTTTTGTCTGAACCGATACGATCCTATCATTGCCGACATTGAGCAGGCTGTTCTGGTGAATGATAAAGAGTCTGCTCATGATTCAGTTTGTGCACTGATGGAAAAAATTGTTGAAACTATTTTTTCTGAAATCAGTAGTCCTGGGACTGCTAATTTAATAACGAAGATCCAAACTACAAACACTCCGGACAGATCTCGTAAAATATTTTCTGTGCTGGAAAGTAAACTCCATAGCGCCGTGTTTCTGACAATAAGGTTACTTTCAGATCCTTCTGTAACCTATGAAGAAATAGCCTTGAGGACACACTATACATTGGGGCTTGCATTGCCATTCCAGTTCATGAGAAACGCTTTTCTGCCATTTGGGCAATACTATACGGCTGATGATGAAAAGCTAATAGTGTTAAAGGTTTCTGTTAGAACACATTGCAGTACTCTTTTAAATAGCTATAAATCTTAA
- a CDS encoding helix-turn-helix domain-containing protein, translating into MYLKHNENFFLALLEWIDGNLEKKISIDEIARKAGYSKWYLQRSFTEYYGVSLGGYIRKRRLDEAAIKLRNSDMSTLDIALLYKWDSQQTFTRSFKNQFGIPPVQWKKSHQLKK; encoded by the coding sequence ATGTACCTTAAGCATAATGAGAATTTTTTTTTAGCTTTGCTGGAATGGATCGATGGCAACCTTGAAAAAAAAATTAGCATTGATGAAATTGCAAGAAAGGCGGGTTACAGTAAATGGTATTTACAACGGAGTTTCACAGAGTATTATGGCGTCTCTCTGGGAGGTTACATTCGTAAAAGAAGGCTTGATGAAGCTGCGATTAAGCTGAGAAATTCTGATATGAGCACGTTGGATATTGCCTTGTTATACAAGTGGGATAGTCAACAAACCTTTACTCGTTCTTTTAAAAATCAGTTTGGTATCCCACCCGTTCAGTGGAAGAAAAGCCATCAACTCAAAAAATAA
- a CDS encoding FkbM family methyltransferase produces the protein MYYTEIEGNIKNTGSAFISINDFPVKLDLSNPHERRYAACAILDVQYPQYDIDRMLISKFVREGDCVLDAGANIGLTALLFLASGASSVTAIEPIPEIYSRIKSIGCSQIKPLKAALSNKEGLIDIYVSEAHNQGSTYDLESVNMFRHIFSEEPKKICVPKITIDGINGNFDVWKMDIEGAEKDALMGACRTLETNPPRVIFSELWGDKFEEFYEIIRHTHQYAYRAVISKDGYNLRLIEPAQFQDAESDYHSISPTFVFLQEPHAGSV, from the coding sequence ATGTATTATACTGAAATTGAAGGGAATATTAAAAATACAGGAAGTGCCTTTATAAGCATAAATGACTTCCCGGTAAAGCTTGACCTTTCAAATCCGCATGAGAGACGCTATGCGGCTTGCGCCATTCTGGATGTGCAGTATCCGCAATATGACATAGACAGGATGCTTATCAGCAAATTTGTTCGTGAAGGCGATTGTGTTTTAGATGCCGGCGCAAATATTGGTCTGACCGCGTTGCTTTTCCTTGCTAGTGGGGCATCTTCGGTAACTGCAATTGAGCCTATACCTGAGATTTACAGCAGAATTAAAAGCATTGGTTGCTCTCAGATTAAGCCGCTAAAGGCTGCCTTGTCCAACAAGGAAGGTTTGATTGACATATATGTTTCCGAGGCGCACAACCAAGGCTCTACATATGACCTTGAAAGCGTAAATATGTTCAGGCACATCTTCAGTGAAGAACCTAAGAAAATATGTGTACCTAAAATAACCATTGATGGAATCAACGGAAATTTTGACGTCTGGAAAATGGATATAGAGGGGGCGGAAAAGGACGCATTGATGGGCGCCTGCAGAACACTGGAGACCAATCCCCCTAGAGTAATATTCTCTGAACTGTGGGGAGATAAGTTTGAAGAGTTCTATGAAATTATCAGGCACACACACCAATACGCTTATAGAGCAGTGATTTCAAAGGATGGATATAATCTAAGGCTTATAGAGCCTGCACAGTTTCAGGACGCCGAGAGCGATTATCACTCCATTTCTCCGACCTTTGTCTTTCTCCAGGAACCGCACGCAGGGTCAGTCTGA
- a CDS encoding LacI family DNA-binding transcriptional regulator: MASVRIIAQAAGVSPATVSNFINNRPEKMRTETWVRIKSVIEEMGCSHLIPQQKFKQSKNIIALLLPSAASERYTLIIKSLEQAAAKFDYSVISGSGYEESVRETLFIDDMLKIGVTMLVVVKSNVFKTHFIKASERGMKVISYDSYNPNRLLSENKFFDRFSMDNYEAARLATKTLIERNHKDIIMVTEDYINEELSQKIHGFYSMQDARGSKRSDIVRSIKGSLNHIELDQFQVGRNLANVLVRENVFPDGIVATNDILAYGILYQLYTIGYILRKKLAVIALDSSANNYFPEKFLSTVSPPIKKISEDIILRLIGVNEQDDLKKDFIYAPVCNLSRSLGIKKGQFIF; the protein is encoded by the coding sequence ATGGCTAGTGTCAGGATCATCGCTCAGGCTGCAGGTGTTTCTCCTGCTACGGTATCTAACTTTATTAATAATCGACCAGAAAAAATGCGAACAGAAACCTGGGTCAGAATAAAATCTGTAATCGAGGAAATGGGTTGCTCTCATCTTATTCCTCAGCAAAAATTTAAACAGAGTAAAAATATCATTGCGCTACTGCTGCCGTCAGCTGCCAGTGAAAGATATACGTTAATAATAAAAAGCTTAGAACAGGCCGCAGCTAAATTTGATTACAGCGTCATATCAGGGAGTGGCTATGAGGAGTCAGTTCGAGAAACATTATTCATAGATGATATGCTTAAAATTGGCGTAACAATGCTCGTTGTGGTTAAAAGCAATGTTTTCAAAACACACTTTATAAAGGCTTCAGAGCGCGGTATGAAAGTGATTAGTTACGACAGCTATAATCCTAATCGCCTGTTAAGCGAGAATAAGTTTTTTGACCGCTTTAGCATGGACAATTATGAAGCTGCGAGGCTTGCAACCAAAACCTTAATCGAACGCAATCACAAAGATATCATTATGGTCACCGAAGACTATATCAATGAGGAGCTTAGTCAAAAAATACATGGGTTCTACTCTATGCAGGATGCAAGGGGTTCTAAAAGAAGCGATATAGTGAGATCGATTAAAGGCTCTTTGAACCATATTGAGTTAGATCAGTTTCAGGTTGGCAGGAATCTGGCTAATGTCCTTGTGAGAGAAAACGTTTTTCCGGATGGCATTGTTGCCACAAATGATATCTTAGCGTATGGAATTCTTTACCAGTTATATACTATCGGCTATATATTAAGGAAAAAGCTAGCCGTGATTGCTCTTGACAGTAGCGCTAATAATTATTTTCCTGAGAAGTTCTTGAGCACTGTATCACCACCGATAAAAAAAATAAGCGAGGACATCATTCTGAGATTAATTGGTGTAAACGAGCAGGATGATTTGAAAAAAGACTTTATTTATGCTCCGGTTTGCAACCTGAGCAGATCGCTTGGCATCAAAAAGGGCCAGTTTATTTTTTGA